The genomic window CGGTTACTCCCGTGATGTACAGTTTCAGCAAGACCTTACTCATGCTTGTCCCCCCTCTGAATTTTGTTTTCCGGTACCGGAATTCTCTTCCAGGTACCCGTAGAATAATTGCGATAGAATGAGACCAGGTAGCCCATAAGTCTAAGGACCATCAAGCGCCCCTCATCGGTATAGGCCTGTGCTTTCTGGGGGGTGGCTTCCAGGGTCTTACCTTTCAGGGCCGTACTATGAAGTTCTACCACATCTCGCGGCCCGGCCTTCAGGAATCCCAGCTGTTCGGCAATGGCGTTGAGACCTTCTGGGACATTATGCTCCACCTTATAAGCTTGCTGCTCCAGGGCCAGGTCCAGCAGTTCACTATAGCGTTGCCCCAGTTCGTTCACGGTCTCCGGTGAACTTGCGCGCAAGGGAGCCAGGTTGAACATTTGGGCCGTAATGGAGGTCTGGGGTGCAACGGAGAGCTGTTCCAGTGAACGGAGTTCCCGCTCACGGATCTCCCGCTGCCGGGCCTGCTCCAACTCCGTTATCAGCCGGCTGCGTTCGATGGCGTAGCGCAGGGATTTCGACAGCAGAAGACCCTCCACCTGGCCCTTTACCAGATAGTCCTGGGCCCCCCGCTTAACCGCTTCATCACCAACCACTTCGTCTGCCAGACCGGTCAACACTACTATAGGGACCTGAGGC from Candidatus Neomarinimicrobiota bacterium includes these protein-coding regions:
- a CDS encoding response regulator, with amino-acid sequence MNRTENSQIKVLLVEDNPGDVRLIRELLKEAVSTEFNVTPAGDLGEALERLGDSELDVILLDLNLPGSEGLETLAKVHNSAPQVPIVVLTGLADEVVGDEAVKRGAQDYLVKGQVEGLLLSKSLRYAIERSRLITELEQARQREIRERELRSLEQLSVAPQTSITAQMFNLAPLRASSPETVNELGQRYSELLDLALEQQAYKVEHNVPEGLNAIAEQLGFLKAGPRDVVELHSTALKGKTLEATPQKAQAYTDEGRLMVLRLMGYLVSFYRNYSTGTWKRIPVPENKIQRGDKHE